Within Stella humosa, the genomic segment CGACCACCAGCTCACCCATCGTGGTGCTGCGCGCTCGGTCAGCGCCATGGCGGCGATGCTGGCGCACGAGGTGAAGAACCCGCTGTCGGGCATCCGCGGCGCCGCCCAGCTACTGGAGCAGAACGCTAACGAGGCCGACCGCGAGCTGACCCGGCTGATCTGCGACGAGACCGACCGCATCTGCGCGCTGGTCGACCGCATGGAGGTCTTCTCCGACAGCCGGCCGATCCATCGCGGCGCGGTCAACATCCACGAGGTGCTGGAGCATGTGCGCCGGTTGGCCGAGAGCGGCTTCGCCCGCGGCATCCGCTTCGTGGAGCTCTACGACCCCTCTCTGCCCCCCGTCCTGGGCAACCGGGACATGCTGGTACAGGTCTTGCTCAATCTCGTGAAGAACGCGGCCGAGGCGGTGCCCGAGCAAGGAGGAGAGATCGTGCTTTCAACCGCCTACCAGCACGGCGTGCGCCTCGCGGTGGCCGGCAGCGACAGCCGCCTGCACCTGCCGCTGGTCGTCACGGTGCAGGATAATGGCAGCGGCGTGCCGGAAGACCTGCGCGCCAACCTCTTCGATCCCTTCGTCACCACCAAGCATGGCGGCAAGGGCCTGGGCTTGGCCCTGGTCGCGAAGATCATCGACGACCATGGCGGCCTGATCGAATTCGACAGCCAGCAGCGCCGGACCACCTTTCGGGTGAAGCTCCCGATGGTCGAGCAGGGAGAAGGGAACTGATGCCGGGCGCCACCATCCTCATCGCGGACGACGACCGCGCCATCCGCACCGTGCTGACCCAGGCCCTGGCGCGCCTGGGCCATGACGTGCGGACCACCGGCAATGCCGCCACCTTGTGGCGGTGGGTGGAGGATGGGGACGGCGATCTCGTCATCACCGACGTGGTGATGCCGGACGAGAACGGCCTGGACCTGGTGCCGCGCATCAAGAAGCTGCGGCCGGACCTGCGCATCATCGTGATGAGCGCGCAGAACACCCTGCTGACCGCCGTGAAGGCGACCGAGCGCGGCGCCTTCGAATACCTGCCCAAGCCCTTCGACCTGCGCGAGCTGGTCTCGACGGTCGAGCGCGCCCTGACCCAGCCCAAGCCGGCGGTCGCGTCCGAAGAGGCCGCCGACGCCGAGGAGCAGCTTCCCCTCATCGGCCGGTCACCGGCGATGCAGGAGATCTACCGCGTCCTGGCTCGCCTGATGGGCACCGACCTGACGGTGATGATCTTCGGCGAGTCCGGCACCGGCAAGGAGCTGGTCGCGCGCGCCCTGCATGATTTCGGCAAGCGCCGGTCCGGCCCGTTCGTCGCCATCAACATGGCGGCCATCCCGCGCGAGCTGATCGAGAGCGAGCTGTTCGGCCACGAGAAGGGGGCCTTCACCGGCGCCACCACGCGTTCCGCCGGGCGCTTCGAACAGGCCCAGGGCGGCACGCTGTTCCTGGACGAGATCGGCGACATGCCGATCGAGGCCCAGACGCGCCTGCTGCGCGTGCTGCAGGAGGGCGAGTACACGGCCGTCGGCGGCCGCACCTCGATCCGCACCGACGTGCGTATCGTCGCCGCCACCCATCGCGACCTGCGCCAGATGATCCGCCAGGGCCTCTTCCGCGAGGACCTGTTCTACCGCCTGAACGTCGTGCCCATCCGCCTGCCGCCGCTGCGCGAGCGGACCGAGGACGTGCCGTCGCTGATCCGCCATTTCCTGGCCCAGGTCGCCCGCCAGGGCCTGCCCTTGAAGACGATCGACCCGCAGGCGATGGACCGGCTGAAATCCTATCGCTGGCCGGGCAACGTCCGCGAGCTGGAGAACATGGTCCGCCGACTGGCGGCACTCTACGCCCAGGAGATCATCGGCATCGACGTCGTCGAGCAGGAGCTGGCCGAGGTCGCGGCCGCCGGCACGACGGTGGTCGAGGCCCCGGCGGGCGAGGGGCTGGGGGCGGCGGCCGAGCGCCACCTGAAGGAATATTTCACCGCCCATGGCGAGGCGCTGCCGGCCGCCGGCCTCTATGACCGTGTCCTGCGCGAGATCGAGCGGCCGCTGATTTCGCTCACCTTGACGGCGACGCGTGGCAACCAGATCCGGGCCGCCCAGCTCCTTGGGTTGAACCGCAATACGCTGCGCAAGAAGATCCGCGAGTTGGACATCCAGGTGGTGCGCGGCGTACGATAGCGGCGTCAAGCTCGCGGGCTCCTCGCGAGTCCACCGCTGGCAGGCGCAACGATGGCCACGGATTCCGCCGTCGGTGTGACGAAGCAACCGAAGCGGCTACTCGACTGGTTGAGGCGGTTCGGCGTCGGGCGCAAGCTCGCGGTCGCGCTGGCATTGGCTGCCCTGGTCTCGGGCATCGCCACCTATGTCGTCATCACCAGCAAGCCGCCGCTCGGGCCGGACCCGAACGTCGTCCTGCTGCTGCTCAACCTCGACCTCGTCCTGCTGCTGTTGCTGGGCGCGGTGGTGGCAAGGCGGCTGGTGGCGCTGTGGGTCGAGCGTCGGCGCGGCATGGCCGGCGCCCGGCTGCATGTCCGCTTCGTGGCCCTCTTCAGCCTGCTGTCGGTCACGCCGACCATCATCGTCGCGGTGTTCTCGTTCCTCTTTTTCAATTTCGGCATCCAGAACTGGTTCAGCGAGACGGTGCGTACCGCCGTCGTCGAATCGCGGGCGGTCGCCTACGCC encodes:
- a CDS encoding two-component system sensor histidine kinase NtrB gives rise to the protein MGRRAIAWARRTARPEVDAAAVLATLADPVLVVDQQLAIRFANPAAEQFFDMGLPTMIGRRLDSLLPPDSPACALVEKVRDQGGRMVDHGVAIDTPRTGAQLVSVQVAPLGDGLPLYVVALQPRSIVERIDHQLTHRGAARSVSAMAAMLAHEVKNPLSGIRGAAQLLEQNANEADRELTRLICDETDRICALVDRMEVFSDSRPIHRGAVNIHEVLEHVRRLAESGFARGIRFVELYDPSLPPVLGNRDMLVQVLLNLVKNAAEAVPEQGGEIVLSTAYQHGVRLAVAGSDSRLHLPLVVTVQDNGSGVPEDLRANLFDPFVTTKHGGKGLGLALVAKIIDDHGGLIEFDSQQRRTTFRVKLPMVEQGEGN
- the ntrC gene encoding nitrogen regulation protein NR(I), coding for MPGATILIADDDRAIRTVLTQALARLGHDVRTTGNAATLWRWVEDGDGDLVITDVVMPDENGLDLVPRIKKLRPDLRIIVMSAQNTLLTAVKATERGAFEYLPKPFDLRELVSTVERALTQPKPAVASEEAADAEEQLPLIGRSPAMQEIYRVLARLMGTDLTVMIFGESGTGKELVARALHDFGKRRSGPFVAINMAAIPRELIESELFGHEKGAFTGATTRSAGRFEQAQGGTLFLDEIGDMPIEAQTRLLRVLQEGEYTAVGGRTSIRTDVRIVAATHRDLRQMIRQGLFREDLFYRLNVVPIRLPPLRERTEDVPSLIRHFLAQVARQGLPLKTIDPQAMDRLKSYRWPGNVRELENMVRRLAALYAQEIIGIDVVEQELAEVAAAGTTVVEAPAGEGLGAAAERHLKEYFTAHGEALPAAGLYDRVLREIERPLISLTLTATRGNQIRAAQLLGLNRNTLRKKIRELDIQVVRGVR